The sequence below is a genomic window from Micromonospora aurantiaca ATCC 27029.
TGCACCCGCACGTACGTCGCCGGCGGCCCCGCCCCGGCCGGGTTCGTGGACTACTACACGGTGCTGCGGGAGGCGCAGCGCGCCGCCGTGGCCGCCGTCGCGCCGGGCGTGACCGCCGAGGCCCTCGACGCGGTCGCCCGCGACGTCATCACCGCCGCCGGTTTCGGCGGCGCCTTCCTGCACCGCACCGGTCACGGCATCGGCCTCGACGGCCACGAGGAGCCGTACGTGGTGACCGGCAACCCCCGGCCCCTTCAGGCCGGCATGGCTTTCTCGGTCGAACCCGGGATCTACCTCGCCGGGCGGCACGGAGCCCGGATCGAGGACATCGTCGTCTGCACGACGGACGGCGGGCAACGGCTCAACACCACCCCCACGGAGCTCATCGCGCTATGAACGTCGACCGGATCCTGCCCACCGACGAGGCCCACGACCTGCTGGACCTCGCCACCGAACTCGCCGACCGGGAGCTGGCCCCGGCCGCCGCCGGTTTCGAGGCCCGCGCCGAGTTCCCCCGGGAGGTGCTGCGCACCCTGGGCCGGGCCGGCCTGCTCGGCCTGCCGTACGCCGAGGAGCACGGCGGCGCCGCCCAGCCGTACGAGGTGTACCTCCAGGTGCTGGAGATCCTCGCCAGCAGGTGGCTGGCAGTGGCCGAGGCGGTCAGCGTGCACACGCTGTCCTGCTACCCGCTGGCCCAGTTCGGCACCGACGAGCAGCGCAAACTGCTGCCGGACATGATCGGCGGGGAGCTGCTCGGCGCGTACTGCCTCTCCGAGCCGCAGGGTGGTTCGGACGCGGCGGCGCTGACCACGCGGGCGGTGCGCGACGGCGACGCGTACGTGGTGACCGGCACCAAGGCGTGGATCACGCACGCCCGGGTGGCCGACTTCTACAACATCTTCTGCCGCACCGGCGGTCCGGGCCCGAAGGGCATCTCCTGCCTGCTCGCGGACCGGTCCACGGCGGGCATCCACCCGCAGGCCGCCGAGCGCACGATGGGTCTGCACGCCTCGCCGATCGCGCAGATCGCCTTCGACGACGCGCGGGTGCCGGCGGAGCGGCTGATCGGCGGCGAGGGCGCCGGGTTCACCATCGCGATGTCCGCGCTGGACTCCGGTCGCCTGGGCATCGCCGCGTGCGCGGTGGGCCTGGCCCAGGGCGCGCTGGACTACGCGGTCGGCTACGCCCGGGAACGCCGCCAGTTCGGCCGCGCGATCATCGACTTCCAGGGGCTCGGGTTCAACCTGGCCGACGCCGCCACCCAGATCTCCGCGGCGCGGGCGCTCACGCTCGCCGCCGCGCGGCTGCGCGACGCCGGCCGCCCGTACTCGATCGAGGCGGCCAAGGCGAAGCTGTTCGCCACGGACGTGGCGATGCGGGTGACCACCGACGCGGTCCAGGTGCTCGGCGGCGCCGGTTACGTCGCCGACCACCCGGTCGAGCGGTACATGCGGGAGGCCAAGGTGCTCCAGATCGTCGAGGGCACCAATCAGATCCAGCGGCTGGTCATCTCCCGCGCGCTGGCGAAGGGCTAGCCTGTCGCGGTGACCTTCCCCCGGATCACCGTGGACCCCGACGTCATGGGGGGTGCGCCCTGCGTACGGCAGTCGCGCATCCCCGTGGCCACCCTGCTGGCCATGATGGCCGAGGGCATGTCCGTCACGGACATCCTCACCGACCTGCCGTTCCTGGACGAGGAGGACATGGCGGAGGTGCTGAACTACGCGGCGGACGCGGTGCGCGACCGGACGGCGCGCTGAGCGTCACCGCGGCGGGCCGGGTGCGGCGTGGGAGCGCTTTTCCGGCTAGGGTGCAGCGCGTGGAGGAGATCGACCGTGCCATCGTCGCCGCGCTGACCGGGGACGGTCGGCTGTCGTACACGGATCTGGCCGAGCGGGTGGGCCTGTCGGTGTCGGCCGTGCACCAGCGGGTCCGCCGGCTGGAGCAGCGTGGGGTGATCAAGGGGTACGCCGCCCGGGTGTCGTTCGAGGCGCTGGACCTGCCGCTGACCGCGTTCGTGGCGATCCGGCCGTTCGACCCGTCGCAGCCGGACGACGCGCCGGAGCGGCTGGCGCACCTGCCCGAGATCGACTCGTGTTACTCGGTGGCGGGGGAGGACTTCTATCTCCTGCTGGTGCGGGTGGCCGGCCCGGCCGACCTGGAACGGGTGCTGCAGGAGATCCGTACCGCCGCGAACGTCACCACCCGCACGACAGTGGTGCTGTCCACGCCGTACGAGAACCGGCCGCCGAAGATCAATGGCGAGCTGACCGGTCGGGGACGTCCCCGACCGTCGGCGGAGCCGGCAGGTTCCACCGCCTGATCACCCGCCGGCCGTGCTCGTGACCGAGCACGCTGAGCGTGGCGGTGTCCAGCCGCAGCAGCGCACCGGCCGAGGGCGGCAGCCCGATCCAGCGCGCCCCCAGCACCCGCAGGCTGTGCCCGTGCCCGACGAGCGCGACGTCACCCTCCTCCAGCAGCGGCGCGGCCCGGTCCAGCACGCGGTCCAGGCGGGCGCCCACCTGCTCCGGTGACTCGCCGCCGGGGCCGCCGTCGGTCCAGATCGACCAGCCGGGCCGTTCCCGCTGGATGTCCGCGGTGGTGCGGCCCTCGTACTCGCCGTAGTTCCACTCGGCCAGGTCCGGCTCGATCGCGTCCACTGTGAGCCCGGCCAGGGCGGCCGTGCGGGTGGCGCGCTGCCGAGGGCTGGACAGCACCCGGGCGAGGTGCCGGCCGGCCAGCAAAGGAGCCAGCGCGCGTGCCTGCCGCTCGCCGTCGGGCGTCAGGTCCAGGTCGGTGTACGAGGTGTGCCGGTGGGCGGCGCTCCAGGTGGTCTCGCCGTGCCGGATCAGCAGGATCTCGTTCACCGGCCCAGTCAACCACGGCGGGGCGGATCGGGCCCGCCGACGGTTTGCGCCGGCGCTACCGGGCCGCCGGCGC
It includes:
- a CDS encoding acyl-CoA dehydrogenase family protein, translating into MNVDRILPTDEAHDLLDLATELADRELAPAAAGFEARAEFPREVLRTLGRAGLLGLPYAEEHGGAAQPYEVYLQVLEILASRWLAVAEAVSVHTLSCYPLAQFGTDEQRKLLPDMIGGELLGAYCLSEPQGGSDAAALTTRAVRDGDAYVVTGTKAWITHARVADFYNIFCRTGGPGPKGISCLLADRSTAGIHPQAAERTMGLHASPIAQIAFDDARVPAERLIGGEGAGFTIAMSALDSGRLGIAACAVGLAQGALDYAVGYARERRQFGRAIIDFQGLGFNLADAATQISAARALTLAAARLRDAGRPYSIEAAKAKLFATDVAMRVTTDAVQVLGGAGYVADHPVERYMREAKVLQIVEGTNQIQRLVISRALAKG
- a CDS encoding DUF433 domain-containing protein; this translates as MTFPRITVDPDVMGGAPCVRQSRIPVATLLAMMAEGMSVTDILTDLPFLDEEDMAEVLNYAADAVRDRTAR
- a CDS encoding Lrp/AsnC family transcriptional regulator, producing MEEIDRAIVAALTGDGRLSYTDLAERVGLSVSAVHQRVRRLEQRGVIKGYAARVSFEALDLPLTAFVAIRPFDPSQPDDAPERLAHLPEIDSCYSVAGEDFYLLLVRVAGPADLERVLQEIRTAANVTTRTTVVLSTPYENRPPKINGELTGRGRPRPSAEPAGSTA
- a CDS encoding histidine phosphatase family protein, with amino-acid sequence MNEILLIRHGETTWSAAHRHTSYTDLDLTPDGERQARALAPLLAGRHLARVLSSPRQRATRTAALAGLTVDAIEPDLAEWNYGEYEGRTTADIQRERPGWSIWTDGGPGGESPEQVGARLDRVLDRAAPLLEEGDVALVGHGHSLRVLGARWIGLPPSAGALLRLDTATLSVLGHEHGRRVIRRWNLPAPPTVGDVPDRSARH